Proteins co-encoded in one Halorussus vallis genomic window:
- a CDS encoding DMT family transporter, with protein MDTLTALEDRTPPMAALAVAIAAVSTSAILVRYSEAPSVVKAFYRVLFTTAMLAPLAATRYRGQLRSLSGRDLGVAVVTGVALAAHFATWFESLEWTTVAASVTLVQSQPLFVAVGAAVLLDERVNRWMMVGILVAVAGIVAMSLGGLVSGAALAGERPLYGDALALVGAVTAAGYVLAGRSLRQRVALVPYVTVVYSVCAVVLLGVALADGATVAPSAYPPREWLLFVGMAVGPGILGHTAINWALKYVESSVVSVTLLGEPVGSTLLALALLGEVPDAFTVAGGLVVLAGIYVTATGRPDSDA; from the coding sequence ATGGATACGCTGACGGCGCTCGAAGACCGGACGCCGCCGATGGCCGCGCTCGCTGTCGCCATCGCGGCGGTCAGCACCAGCGCCATCCTCGTCCGGTACAGCGAGGCACCGAGCGTCGTCAAGGCGTTCTACCGGGTGTTGTTCACCACCGCGATGCTCGCACCGCTGGCCGCGACGCGCTACCGCGGCCAGCTCCGGTCGCTGTCGGGCCGCGATCTGGGGGTCGCGGTCGTCACGGGCGTCGCGCTCGCCGCCCACTTCGCGACGTGGTTCGAGAGCCTGGAGTGGACCACCGTCGCGGCGAGCGTCACGCTCGTCCAGTCCCAACCGCTGTTCGTCGCGGTCGGCGCGGCGGTGCTACTCGACGAGCGGGTCAACCGCTGGATGATGGTCGGCATCCTGGTCGCCGTCGCCGGCATCGTGGCGATGTCGCTCGGCGGGCTGGTGTCGGGGGCTGCGCTCGCCGGCGAGCGACCGCTCTACGGCGACGCGCTCGCGCTCGTCGGCGCGGTCACGGCCGCGGGTTACGTGCTCGCCGGACGGTCGCTCCGCCAGCGGGTCGCGCTCGTTCCCTACGTCACCGTCGTCTATAGCGTCTGTGCGGTCGTCCTGCTCGGCGTCGCGCTGGCCGACGGCGCGACGGTCGCGCCGTCGGCCTACCCGCCTCGGGAATGGCTACTCTTCGTCGGCATGGCGGTCGGTCCGGGAATCCTCGGCCACACCGCCATCAACTGGGCGCTGAAGTACGTCGAGTCGAGCGTGGTCAGCGTCACGCTCCTGGGCGAACCGGTCGGCTCGACCCTGCTGGCGCTGGCGCTTCTGGGCGAGGTGCCCGACGCGTTCACGGTCGCCGGCGGCCTGGTCGTGCTCGCCGGCATCTACGTCACCGCCACCGGCCGACCCGATTCGGACGCGTAG